A segment of the Actinomyces sp. oral taxon 171 str. F0337 genome:
GCCCCCGCTCGGAGCCGCACGCCGCACATATCAGCGTTCGACCTCGGAGACCTCGGGACGCCAGCTCATGCCCTTGAAGGCCCTGGTGACGAAAGCGACGACGTGATCGGTGATCCTCACCAGCGCCACCGACAGGCCGAAGACGATGACGCAGGTCGCGACCAGCATCGTGTAGCGCTGAACCGGAACGAAGCCCGCCACATTGATCTTCTCGTAGAGGACCATGATGACGACGTGGTGGACCAGGAAGATCGGGTAGGAGTACTTGGCGATGAGATCGACGAGTACGCGTACCGGCTGGATCGCCACGTAGCGGCCGACGACCACGAGGATGAGGAAGGCCGAGATGCCGACGAGCGTGGTGGCCACGTCCTCGGGAATCTCCTCGGGGAGCATGGCCGAGACGGCCAGGACCGCTGCAGCGGGAATGACCACGCCCCAGTGAACCCGGCGGACGTAGAGGACGAAGTAGCTGCCGAAGGCCAGCTCGGGGAGTCTGGTGGTGAGGATCATCGCCGAGGAGTAGCCCGCGAAGTAGCGCTGCATGATGATCACGGTGGCGGCGTAGGCCGCCAGGATGAGAACGCCGGTGATGATCGGGAAGCGGTCGATGGCCCACAGCAGCAGCGGGAAGACGAGGTAGTACAGGAGGATGAAACCGAGGAACCACTCCCCCAGGAGGTAGGCGGTGCGCACCTGGAAGTTGGCAACCAGACCGTCCACGCCGAGGACTGTGAAGATGAGGGAGCGAGTCGGGGCGCTGTTGGGCGGCCGGCCCCCGGTCGCGACGAAGAAGTAGAGCGTCGCGAGGATCCAGGCGGTCCAGAACATCGGGTAGATGTTGAGACAGCGCTTCCAGTAGAACCGTTTGAGATTGATCGGTCTCCGATAGGTCACCGTCAGGGCGGCCCCGGAGATGATGAGGAACAGGGAGACGCCCAACCCGCCCACATAGATGCCGAAGGGGAAGTTGGTCAGAACGTAGCCGCCATCAGCCAGGTAGGGGTTGTTGAAGTGGGTGAGGACGATGAGAAGCGCCGCCAGGGCTCGGACCAGGTCCAGGTAGAAGATCCTGGTCCGCTTCCCGGCGACCGGCTTCGCAGCCGCCGCTCCCACCGACGCGCCCGTCTCGGTCACTCCCCGATCCCCCTGACTCGGCGGTAGGCGCCCTTGAGGGGCGAGCGCACTGCGGCCGGGATCCAGCGGCCGACCTGCTCCTTGACCTGCTGACGAGTGCTGCGAGCGCTACGGACCCGTTGGATCATTCGCTGCTCGGCATCAACCCCCCAGTGCTGCGACACCGCGGTGGTGAACTCCCTGGTGTAGAACGACAGATTCGTCAGCTCGATCCGCGCGAAGGAGTCGGAGAAGAGCCACCCGCAGAAGTAGCCAGAGGCCTGCGCGACATAGCCGTAGGCGCGCTCGATGGCGTGGAGGATGGTTCCGTCGATGTCGTTCGGCTCGGGCGGGAAGTCCTCCCACTGCCAGTCGTGGTCGAAGAGCGGCTTGAGAGCGGCCGGCCGGAACCAGAACATGGTGCCCAGCGGGGCGATGACCTCCTTGTGAGCATCGAGCGGGACGTTCAGGTTCAGCTCCTTCTCCAGGAGCATCTTCGTGCGATCGAAGTTCGGCCCCCAGCTGTAGGAGTAGATGGGGAAGTAGTCGGCATGGTTGGGAGGGGTCGGCGAGAGCAGACCGAGCCGGGGCTCCGAGTCGAAGGTGGCGACGACGTTCTCGACGAACTCTCGAGTCGGGAGGAGATTGTCGAAGCACTTGCGGGCGAAGCCCTCGCCCACGGTGTAGGGGCTTAGCTGGGTGACCTTCTTGTCGTGCATGAAGCAGACCAGGTCGTAGTCGTCGACGATGTCCTTGCACCCCACCAGGAGCGCGCTGACGTCCCGGCCCCGATTCTCGATGACACGCACGTCCACGTTGTAGGGCAGGTCCTGGCACGCCCGCTCCACCAGCTCCGCCTTCTCCTGGGAACCGACGGTGAGGATGAGGTCCGTCCCCTCGGGCATGGACCGGGCGTAGGCGAGCGTGGAGTCCAGGAGATCCATGAAGTACAGGTGCGCGATGAGGGCGACCTTCTGCTGCTTCGGCTCGCGAACCACCGCCTGCGTGGGCAGGACGTAGGTGAGCTGGAGGTTCTTCACCAGGTCTGCCATGTTCATGGAGCGCAGGGCGTTGTCCCAGATGAGGTTCGTGTCGAAGTCGGTGTGGTCGCGCAGGTACTCGTAGAGCTCGACGGTCGCGTTGCCCACGGCCTGGTGAAGCACGTCCTCGTAGCTGTGGAAGAAGGAGCGGCGCTTGAAGATGGGGCAGCGCCTCTCCGCAATGAGCTGCTTGGGGGTGAAGAGGATGGGCTGCAGGGTGAAGCCCTCCAGGTCCTCAGTATTGACATACACGTCGGAGACGAAGCCGAGCCGCTCGAAGCGCTGCGTGAAGGGCGCCTCGTGGAGCCCCACGGACTCCTCGTAGGAATTGATCTGAGGCAGGTTGTCCCAGTAGTCCTGGAACGCCTTGGAGGAGACCAGGGAGCGCCGGTAGGCGTGGAAGTGGGACTGAAGATGACGGGGCAGGTACCCCTCCAGAGAGTGCCCGAAGGGGTCGCCGGGGGCCAGGTGGAACCAGGTAATTCCCCAGAAGTCGATGTCCCGCCCCGCCATCTCGGTGAACATCTCCTCGAAGGGGTGCACCGGCCCCATGATGGTGGCGTTGAACAGGACGATCTCGTCGAACTCGACGAGCCTGTCCCAGCCGTAGCTCTCCATGGCCGTCTTGTACGCCCAGGCGTCCAGCCCCTTGTTCTCCCGAAGGATGATGTTGTCCGTGAAGGCGGTCAGCCTGGCATAGCTCTTGGCGGTCAGCTCACCGTTGACGACGATGACCAGCTCGGAGAGGTTCTTGACCATGTCAGTGAGCAGGGTCTCCACGTAGGAGTCCACGATGCCCTGAGCGTCGAAGAAGAAGAAGATCCCGAGTCGCTTCGGGTCCTGGCCGAGCGTTGCCATAATGTCCCTTCTGGGCAGTGGTTCAAGCCGCTCACCATGACGGGAGAGCGGAGGAATAGGGTTTCTCCGGGCGCGTCAGCCCGCGCTTGAGGCGAGAATACGGCGGATCCTCGTCGGGTCGCCCCATACACCGGGCGAGTCGTAGGGCCGATCCGGGAAGGCCCCGTACTCCAGGGTCATGTCCAGGTCGTTGTCCCGAATGTAGGCCTCGACGCGGTCGGCCAGGGTCATCGGCTCGCCGGTGCAGGCGTTGATGATGCCGTCGACCTCGGTCTGGTCCACGATCGCGGCGATCTGCGTGGCCAGCTCATCCACGGAGATGAAGTCGTAGCGGTTCTTGCCCGTGGTGAAGGGGAAGGTGGTGCGCCCCTCCTCGGCGGCCTCCAGGAGCTTGGAGAAGATCGAGTTGCCGAACTTGTCGTCACCCACGATGTAGTAGGCACGGATCCACTGGGCGACGGCGCCATGCTTCTTGGCCGACAGGAAGGTGGTCTCCCGCAGTGCGTTCTTGGCGATGCCGTAGAGCGAGGCGGGGTTGCAGGGGGAGCTCTCGTCAATGGCGCCCTCCCAGTAGCCGACCTCATGCATGGTCCCCATGACGGCGAGCTGCTTGAGACCGCCGGCGTACAGGTTCTCAATAAGACGAACGTGCTTGGCCAGGTCGTCCATATGAGCGTTCGAGGCGTGCTTGAAGCCGTCGCGCCAGGCCATGTGCAGGACGACGTCAGGACGCCCCATCTGGTCATAGATATCGGCATCCCCGGAGAAGAGGTCCAGGGAGAGCCTCTCAGCCCGCTCGTCGACGCCGTCGAGTCGCAGGTCGAGGGCCTTGACATCCAGGCCGCGCTCCAGGAGCGCGGTGACGACGTGGCGACCGATGTAGCCGCCTGCTCCAGTGACGAGAACTGTCTTTGCCATGGCTCCGGATCCTAACAGGTGCGGTCGCGGAACGATCACTTGGTTCTGCCGCTGATGGACATGAGGAGATCGCCGTTGACGGTCGTTCCGTTCTCCGTGGTCGGGAACTGGTCGACCGCGGGATTGATCTCGACGACGGCGCTGCCGCCCTCGGTCAGCTCACTGGTGATCCTCACGGTGTACCTCTCACCAGCGCGCAGGACGAGTCCTTTGGCCGGGAACTCGTGCAGACCCTCGTGGAGGGAGTTCGCCGGCGCCGCGGTCTTGAAGACCCGGGCACCGGAGGCGTCCGTGACCTCGACGTTGACCACCGAGGAGTCGAGCCACTGGATGTCTCCTGCCAGGAAGGCGATATTGATGGAGCTGACCTCCACGGTCGACGGCAGGGTGACGGTCTCGGTGACGCTCGCTCCGTCACCGAGGATGTTGACGCCTCCCGGCTGGGGGGTGTCGGTGACCGCTGAGTACGCCACCGGAACTGCCGGCACGAAGTAGGGGATCAGCACGAGCGCGCTGAACGCCGCAGGCATGGTCAGGCGCGACCAGGCCGCGGAGCGCGGGACCCGCTCGCCCCGCCCCAGCTTCTCCACCATCTCGGCGCGCGGGAAGTTGATGAAGAGGATCGCCAGAACGCAGGCGATCATGAAGCCGACGATGAAGGACCCCTGCCTGCTGATTCCCATGACGTCGAGGAACTGCGCGGGGTTCTCATAGCGGGGCTGCGCCGTCGGAGTGGCCAGGTGAGGCAGAAGCAGCTGATCGAGGATCGACCGGTCGTACATGGAGAAACCGGTGAAGGTGTACATGAGGAACAACGCGGTTCCAACGCCCATCTCAAGAGCCGAGTTGAGCAGCACGTGGCGCGGGTTGAGGAAGATGATGAGCACCGCGAAGGGCGAGACCATGACGGCCCAGTAGGGATTGAGCGGGACGACCGTCGCGAAGACGAGGTAGATGGCCAGGCAGATGTAGACCGCATCGGCCGCCAACGCCTTCGTTCCCTGAGGGCAGCGCAGGTAGGCGAAGATGCCGATCCCCACCATGAACACCACGAAGATCGGGATCATGCTGCCCTGCCACGGGACCCCCACGGCAGTGAGCCTCTGAAGCATGCTGCTCATGAATCCCCCGGTGGACGCCTTGTACGCCACATTGCCGTGGTAGATGGCGCGGCACCCGACCAGGCCGATGAGCCCGACAACGACCTGGAGGGCCACCACGCGCAGCCGCTTCTCCCTCAGTAGCAGAAGCGGCACGAAGATGAAGATGGCGAAGAGCTTGAGCGTGTTGGCGATCGCGAACCACAGCAGGAACCTGCCCAGCCGGCCGCGCAGGTAGGCGCGCAGCCCCAGCAGGATGAAGACGATCATGATGATGTCGTACTGGACGATGACGAAGACCGGGACGAACAGCGTCATCGAGGACAGGAAGAAGAAGGCGACCCACTTGCTGCGCTGCCGACCGACGCCGAGGTCACGAGCGATGTCCACCAGGACCTTGGCGGCGACGAGGGCGGCGAGCACCATCATGGTCTTGAGCCACAGCTGCGCCGGCGTCGACAGCAGGTACTGGAAGCCGGTGATCCGGTATAGGACGTAGGTCGGCAGGTTCCACAGCCCGAAGAGCAGGTAGAGCGGAATGTCGTAGACCGCTGGGTGACCGGTCGACGTGTGCTCGATCGCGATCCGGTAGAAGTCGCCGATCCGCCCTTGAAGAACCGCGTCCAGGAAGTTGAAGGAGTGCTCGAAGGTGGCTCGTACGTCGCCGTAGAGGAAGAAGGCGTAGGCGCCGAGCAGAATGACGCCCAGCAGCGCCCAGTCCACGAGACCGGGACGTTCGGTGTCGTTCCACCAACGGCCGAGACGGCTCCTCACCACGCGCTCGATCACCTCGCGCCCACGATCGACCTCCGAGTCGAAGCGCGCACGCAGACGCGAGCCGGCGCCTGAGGCAGGAAGAGTCTTGGTACCGCCGGACGCACCGGCCGACTGCCCGTTCTTCTCCTGCGCCCGCGTCTCCGGCGTGGAGTCGTGATCAGTTTTCTCAGCGTTGTCGTTCCCTGCTTGACCCGTACTGTTCTTCGCAGCTTTACCGGACACGAGAGCCTGCCTGTTCGTCGGAGTGATGGACGGCGGTCGCCCCGGAGGAGGCACCGAGACGCTCCAGGAGGGCTTTGCGGGAGATGAAGTTGTAGATGAGCACGATTGCCGTGGCGATGATCTTCCCCAGGAAGGGACTCATTCCGGCGAGGTCGGCGCACACATAGAGGATGAGGGTGTTCAAGCCCAGTGCGACCACGTTGAGCAGAACATACAGCGTGAACTCCTTGAGGACACTGACGTTCTCCTGGGCCTCGAACACGTAGCGCCTGGAGAGGATGTAGTTGAGGACCACCGAGGTGGAGAAGGACGTCGCGCTGGCGACGAGGTGGGGGACGCCCAGCCCGTACAGCACGGTGAAGAGGCCGAAGTCAACGCAGAAGGAGATGCCGCCGACAACGAGGAAGCGCCCGAACTGAAGAACGAGGGGGCGCGCTTTCTCCTGGAGGGCGTTCAAGAGATGTTCCCACCGGGACGTCCCTGCGACGGGTTACCCGCCTCCGGCGACGCCGGGCCGCCCCCGAAGCCCGACGACCCCTCAGAGGGACCGAAGTTGAGGCGCTCACCTATCACCACGCGAGGCTTGCTGACAACGCGCCCGTTGATGCTGAGGATGTACTCGCCCAGGATCCCGATGAAGAACAGCTGGATGGATCCGAGGAGGAACAGGCCCACGGTGCGGGAGGCCTCACCCACCGGATAGGCGTTCCAGTCGATGAGCTTCTTGATCAGGACGAAGGTCGCCAGGCCCAGGCAGATGATGCCGACGAAGGTGGCCACGAATGTGGCCATGCGCATCAGAAGCTTGGTGGAGCTGGTGATCCCCTGCATGGCGAAGTCGTAGTTGCGCAGGAAGTTGAAATTCGACTTCCCCCGGGAGGACTGGGCCTGATCGTACTGGACGATCTCGAGCCCGATCCCGTACTCGGCGACGACCGTCTTGAAGTAGGGCTGGATATCGCCGATCTGCCTGAGAACATCGATGAACTCGGCGTCGTAGAGCCCGTATCCGGTGAAACGCGCGATCTGAGGGGTGTCGGCGAACCAGTCGATGAGCTTGTAGTAGAGGTGACGGCACCCCGTCATGATGAAGCCCTCGTCAGAGGATCTCCGCTGCCCGATGACGACCTTGGCCCCCGCCTCC
Coding sequences within it:
- a CDS encoding acyltransferase family protein, translating into MTETGASVGAAAAKPVAGKRTRIFYLDLVRALAALLIVLTHFNNPYLADGGYVLTNFPFGIYVGGLGVSLFLIISGAALTVTYRRPINLKRFYWKRCLNIYPMFWTAWILATLYFFVATGGRPPNSAPTRSLIFTVLGVDGLVANFQVRTAYLLGEWFLGFILLYYLVFPLLLWAIDRFPIITGVLILAAYAATVIIMQRYFAGYSSAMILTTRLPELAFGSYFVLYVRRVHWGVVIPAAAVLAVSAMLPEEIPEDVATTLVGISAFLILVVVGRYVAIQPVRVLVDLIAKYSYPIFLVHHVVIMVLYEKINVAGFVPVQRYTMLVATCVIVFGLSVALVRITDHVVAFVTRAFKGMSWRPEVSEVER
- a CDS encoding rhamnan synthesis F family protein, producing MATLGQDPKRLGIFFFFDAQGIVDSYVETLLTDMVKNLSELVIVVNGELTAKSYARLTAFTDNIILRENKGLDAWAYKTAMESYGWDRLVEFDEIVLFNATIMGPVHPFEEMFTEMAGRDIDFWGITWFHLAPGDPFGHSLEGYLPRHLQSHFHAYRRSLVSSKAFQDYWDNLPQINSYEESVGLHEAPFTQRFERLGFVSDVYVNTEDLEGFTLQPILFTPKQLIAERRCPIFKRRSFFHSYEDVLHQAVGNATVELYEYLRDHTDFDTNLIWDNALRSMNMADLVKNLQLTYVLPTQAVVREPKQQKVALIAHLYFMDLLDSTLAYARSMPEGTDLILTVGSQEKAELVERACQDLPYNVDVRVIENRGRDVSALLVGCKDIVDDYDLVCFMHDKKVTQLSPYTVGEGFARKCFDNLLPTREFVENVVATFDSEPRLGLLSPTPPNHADYFPIYSYSWGPNFDRTKMLLEKELNLNVPLDAHKEVIAPLGTMFWFRPAALKPLFDHDWQWEDFPPEPNDIDGTILHAIERAYGYVAQASGYFCGWLFSDSFARIELTNLSFYTREFTTAVSQHWGVDAEQRMIQRVRSARSTRQQVKEQVGRWIPAAVRSPLKGAYRRVRGIGE
- a CDS encoding GtrA family protein; the encoded protein is MNALQEKARPLVLQFGRFLVVGGISFCVDFGLFTVLYGLGVPHLVASATSFSTSVVLNYILSRRYVFEAQENVSVLKEFTLYVLLNVVALGLNTLILYVCADLAGMSPFLGKIIATAIVLIYNFISRKALLERLGASSGATAVHHSDEQAGSRVR
- a CDS encoding membrane protein, translating into MSGKAAKNSTGQAGNDNAEKTDHDSTPETRAQEKNGQSAGASGGTKTLPASGAGSRLRARFDSEVDRGREVIERVVRSRLGRWWNDTERPGLVDWALLGVILLGAYAFFLYGDVRATFEHSFNFLDAVLQGRIGDFYRIAIEHTSTGHPAVYDIPLYLLFGLWNLPTYVLYRITGFQYLLSTPAQLWLKTMMVLAALVAAKVLVDIARDLGVGRQRSKWVAFFFLSSMTLFVPVFVIVQYDIIMIVFILLGLRAYLRGRLGRFLLWFAIANTLKLFAIFIFVPLLLLREKRLRVVALQVVVGLIGLVGCRAIYHGNVAYKASTGGFMSSMLQRLTAVGVPWQGSMIPIFVVFMVGIGIFAYLRCPQGTKALAADAVYICLAIYLVFATVVPLNPYWAVMVSPFAVLIIFLNPRHVLLNSALEMGVGTALFLMYTFTGFSMYDRSILDQLLLPHLATPTAQPRYENPAQFLDVMGISRQGSFIVGFMIACVLAILFINFPRAEMVEKLGRGERVPRSAAWSRLTMPAAFSALVLIPYFVPAVPVAYSAVTDTPQPGGVNILGDGASVTETVTLPSTVEVSSINIAFLAGDIQWLDSSVVNVEVTDASGARVFKTAAPANSLHEGLHEFPAKGLVLRAGERYTVRITSELTEGGSAVVEINPAVDQFPTTENGTTVNGDLLMSISGRTK
- a CDS encoding glycosyltransferase family 2 protein, whose protein sequence is MKKISVVIPSYNEEKSVRLMYDRLNSVFRTRLPQYDYEIIFVDDYSTDGTRDAIRALADEDKRVKAVFNARNFGFHRNVFSALTYGSGDATFMLFGDLQDPPENLPEFVARWEAGAKVVIGQRRSSDEGFIMTGCRHLYYKLIDWFADTPQIARFTGYGLYDAEFIDVLRQIGDIQPYFKTVVAEYGIGLEIVQYDQAQSSRGKSNFNFLRNYDFAMQGITSSTKLLMRMATFVATFVGIICLGLATFVLIKKLIDWNAYPVGEASRTVGLFLLGSIQLFFIGILGEYILSINGRVVSKPRVVIGERLNFGPSEGSSGFGGGPASPEAGNPSQGRPGGNIS
- a CDS encoding NAD-dependent epimerase/dehydratase family protein, which gives rise to MAKTVLVTGAGGYIGRHVVTALLERGLDVKALDLRLDGVDERAERLSLDLFSGDADIYDQMGRPDVVLHMAWRDGFKHASNAHMDDLAKHVRLIENLYAGGLKQLAVMGTMHEVGYWEGAIDESSPCNPASLYGIAKNALRETTFLSAKKHGAVAQWIRAYYIVGDDKFGNSIFSKLLEAAEEGRTTFPFTTGKNRYDFISVDELATQIAAIVDQTEVDGIINACTGEPMTLADRVEAYIRDNDLDMTLEYGAFPDRPYDSPGVWGDPTRIRRILASSAG